A region from the Salvia splendens isolate huo1 chromosome 15, SspV2, whole genome shotgun sequence genome encodes:
- the LOC121769247 gene encoding SUPPRESSOR OF ABI3-5-like isoform X1, with protein sequence MDPGRYGLHQGWENNSALEGYGAAHDTNFRDDGSYDDRRFIDERFSRDNIYPRGAFHRDVLERDNYPPPPSSVGMWPQTRRRSYEEEYSLDRGIRRHEKPPSRYGGRDREDYGYDDYDYRSRASHQSKEDSRDRDYDHGRHSYDSDYERSGRRDGNWRRRESRDREWDKRGVSRERDESPYRRHEHSPSRSRSRSRGRDDRARSKSPRGRSHGRSYREDSYEDSRYERGDRRRDREDRRQNNHSVAPSATVVVKGLSQKTTEEDLYQILAEWGPLRHVRVIKERNSGVSRGFAFIDFPSVDSAQAMMDKLGHEGLLVDGRKLFFEYSSKPTGANGSLGMDSGSRSGHGSYRSMMMPSDWMCTICGCVNFARRTSCFQCNEPRTEDAPPADMASSNFNLAGKRGESGPTHVLVVRGLDENADEEMLRYEFSKHAPIKDLRLVRDKFTHVSRGFAFIHFYSVEDATKALEATNGTTLEKNGQILRVAYAKSIVGPGSAVSGASQSSSLAAAAIEAATFAQQYDAVGWAPKEYNPEDNQSGGGHGQSGHVAGETDSSAPQSGFVWDEASGYYYDATSGFYYDGTTGLYYDGNNGLWYSYDQQTQQYIPCNDQNGKTSEKQIDASKTSDASNNRKVIISAPAATITSNEKAASLPDAVQAAAAAALAAEKKEKEKLKEIRLASKSSIMANKKKMNNVLTMWKQRSNEGQAPRVALEDNQPSASVEERSNPASSMKSKLINEELVVKENVIASAGLMSASTQSADMESQNRTKPISASSSGTLKGVIRSSGMGLVKYDSVYIGPEGTPAPSFGASSAGSSSLTHTEHSTPVTPFRTGASALGGYAPSSATGSGKRRFSEMPITTSVTKKEQSQSTYRDRAAERRSLYGSSSAFGDDDTNAGIVDSNRDPAYGRGGLDSMPFPPGVGGGRSSGDVNIQSYEVITADKAIDESNVGNRMLRNMGWHEGSGLGRDGSGMVEPVQAQATETRAGLGIHQPKKVDPSLEVQAGDSYKAVIQKKAIARFREMS encoded by the exons ATGGACCCTGGACGCTATGGTCTTCATCAAGGATGGGAAAATAACAGC GCTTTGGAGGGGTATGGTGCTGCTCATGATACAAATTTTCG GGATGATGGATCTTATGATGATAGGAGGTTTATAGATGAAAGGTTCTCTAGGGATAATATCTACCCAAGGGGTGCCTTTCATCGAGATGTTCTGGAGAGGGATAATTATCCTCCACCGCCATCATCAGTTGGGATGTGGCCTCAAACGAGGAGGAGAAGCTATGAGGAAGAGTATTCTTTGGATAGGGGTATTAGAAGGCATGAAAAGCC GCCTTCTAGATATGGCGGCCGTGATCGGGAGGATTATGGCTATGATGATTATGACTACAGATCTCGTGCTTCCCATCAAAGCAAGGAGGACAGCCGTGACAGGGATTATGATCACGGAAGACACAGTTATGATTCTGATTATGAGAGGAGTGGTAGAAGAGATGGTAACTGGAGAAGACGTGAATCTCGGGATCGAGAATGGGACAAGAGAGGTGTGAGTCGTGAAAGGGATGAAAGCCCTTATAGAAGGCATGAGCATTCCCCTTCTCGTTCTCGATCTCGTTCTCGTGGTCGTGATGATCGGGCTAGGTCAAAGTCTCCTCGAGGCCGCAGTCATGGTCGAAGTTATAGGGAAGACAGCTATGAGGACAGTCGTTATGAAAGAGGTGACAGGAGAAGGGATCGTGAAGATAGGCGTCAGAATAATCATTCTGTT gcGCCTTCTGCCACTGTTGTGGTGAAGGGTCTTTCTCAAAAGACAACCGAAGAAGATTTGTATCAGATTCTT GCGGAGTGGGGACCCCTTCGTCATGTTAGAGTTATTAAAGAGCGAAACTCTGGCGTCTCTCGTGGATTTGCTTTTATTGATTTCCCTTCTGTG GATTCAGCACAAGCAATGATGGATAAGCTTGGGCATGAAGGTCTTCTTGTTGATGGAAGGAAGCTCTTCTTTGAGTACAG TAGTAAGCCAACTGGTGCTAATGGATCTCTTGGGATGGACAGTGGATCAAGATCAGGCCATGGTAGCTATAGAAGTATGATGATGCCGTCTGATTGGATGTGCACAATATGTGGCTGTGTCAATTTTGCCCGGAGGACATCTTGTTTTCag TGTAATGAACCAAGAACAGAAGATGCTCCCCCTGCTGATATGGCATCATCAAATTTTAATCTGGCTGGCAAGAGAGGGGAATCAG GCCCAACACATGTTCTTGTTGTCCGTGGGTTGGATGAAAATGCTGACGAGGAAATGCTACGCTATGAATTTTCTAAACATGCCCCTATTAAG GATTTACGGTTAGTTAGAGACAAATTTACGCATGTTTCAAGAGGATTTGCATTTATCCATTTCTATTCC GTTGAGGATGCCACTAAAGCTCTTGAAGCAACAAACGGTACTACTTTGGAGAAGAACGGTCAGATTCTTAGAGTTGCCTATGCCAAAAGTATTGTTGGGCCTGGATCAGCTGTTTCAGGAGCTTCTCAGTCGAGCAGTCTTGCTGCAGCTGCTATTGAAGCAGCTACATTTGCTCAGCAG TATGATGCTGTTGGCTGGGCACCTAAAGAATACAATCCAGAGGACAACCAATCTGGTGGAGGTCATGGGCAGAGTGGACATGTTGCAGGAGAAACAGATTCTTCAGCTCCACAATCTGGTTTTGTGTGGGACGAAGCCTCTGGTTATTACTACGATGCTACTTCTGGGTTCTACTACGATGGAACTACAG GTCTATATTATGATGGGAATAATGGTCTCTGGTATTCTTATGATCAACAAACTCAGCAGTATATTCCTTGTAATGATCAGAATGGCAAGACATCTGAAAAACAAATTGATGCTTCTAAGACATCGGATGCTTCTAATAATCGAAAAGTCATCATTTCTGCACCAGCTGCTACCATAACATCAAATGAGAAAGCTGCTTCATTACCAGATGCTGTCCAGGCTGCAGCTGCTGCTGCGCTAGCAGCcgagaagaaagaaaaggagaaacttAAAGAGATCAGACTTGCTTCCAAAAGTAGCATAATGGCTAACAAAAAGAAGATGAATAATGTCTTAACCATGTGGAAGCAAAGAAGTAATGAAGGACAAGCACCACGAGTGGCTCTCGAGGACAATCAGCCGTCCGCATCAGTTGAAGAGAGATCTAACCCAGCATCATCTATGAAGAGCAAATTAATAAATGAAGAACTGGTAGTAAAAGAGAATGTTATAGCTTCTGCAGGATTGATGAGTGCCTCAACTCAATCTGCTGACATGGAATCCCAGAACAGGACAAAGCCCATCAGCGCCAGTTCTAGTGGAACCTTAAAAGGAGTGATTAGGAGTTCTGGGATGGGTTTGGTGAAATATGATTCTGTTTATATTGGACCAGAAGGTACACCGGCTCCGTCATTTGGTGCATCTTCTGCAGGATCTTCTTCATTGACACATACAGAACATTCCACACCAGTTACACCATTTAGAACAGGCGCATCTGCATTAGGCGGATATGCACCATCTTCTGCTACAGGAAGTGGTAAAAGAAGGTTTTCTGAGATGCCCATCACTACTTCTGTTACAAAAAAAGAACAGTCTCAATCAACTTATCGAGATCGTGCAGCTGAAAGGAGAAGCTTGTACGGTTCATCATCGGCTTTTGGGGACGATGACACAAATGCTGGAATCGTAGACTCAA ACCGAGATCCAGCATATGGACGAGGTGGTTTGGACTCTATGCCTTTCCCTCCTGGTGTTGGTGGTGGACGAAGTAGTGGAGATGTGAATATCCAGAGTTATGAGGTGATTACAGCAGACAAGGCCATTGATGAGAGCAATGTGGGAAACCGGATGCTCCGCAACATGGGCTGGCATGAAGGCTCG GGGCTGGGGAGAGATGGGAGTGGCATGGTAGAGCCCGTACAGGCTCAGGCCACAGAAACGAGAGCGGGACTAGGGATCCATCAACCGAAGAAAGTGGATCCGAGCCTGGAGGTTCAGGCAGGAGATAGTTACAAAGCTGTTATTCAGAAGAAGGCGATTGCTCGTTTTCGAGAAATGTCATGA
- the LOC121769247 gene encoding SUPPRESSOR OF ABI3-5-like isoform X5: MWPQTRRRSYEEEYSLDRGIRRHEKPPSRYGGRDREDYGYDDYDYRSRASHQSKEDSRDRDYDHGRHSYDSDYERSGRRDGNWRRRESRDREWDKRGVSRERDESPYRRHEHSPSRSRSRSRGRDDRARSKSPRGRSHGRSYREDSYEDSRYERGDRRRDREDRRQNNHSVAPSATVVVKGLSQKTTEEDLYQILAEWGPLRHVRVIKERNSGVSRGFAFIDFPSVDSAQAMMDKLGHEGLLVDGRKLFFEYSSKPTGANGSLGMDSGSRSGHGSYRSMMMPSDWMCTICGCVNFARRTSCFQCNEPRTEDAPPADMASSNFNLAGKRGESGPTHVLVVRGLDENADEEMLRYEFSKHAPIKDLRLVRDKFTHVSRGFAFIHFYSVEDATKALEATNGTTLEKNGQILRVAYAKSIVGPGSAVSGASQSSSLAAAAIEAATFAQQYDAVGWAPKEYNPEDNQSGGGHGQSGHVAGETDSSAPQSGFVWDEASGYYYDATSGFYYDGTTGLYYDGNNGLWYSYDQQTQQYIPCNDQNGKTSEKQIDASKTSDASNNRKVIISAPAATITSNEKAASLPDAVQAAAAAALAAEKKEKEKLKEIRLASKSSIMANKKKMNNVLTMWKQRSNEGQAPRVALEDNQPSASVEERSNPASSMKSKLINEELVVKENVIASAGLMSASTQSADMESQNRTKPISASSSGTLKGVIRSSGMGLVKYDSVYIGPEGTPAPSFGASSAGSSSLTHTEHSTPVTPFRTGASALGGYAPSSATGSGKRRFSEMPITTSVTKKEQSQSTYRDRAAERRSLYGSSSAFGDDDTNAGIVDSNRDPAYGRGGLDSMPFPPGVGGGRSSGDVNIQSYEVITADKAIDESNVGNRMLRNMGWHEGSGLGRDGSGMVEPVQAQATETRAGLGIHQPKKVDPSLEVQAGDSYKAVIQKKAIARFREMS, encoded by the exons ATGTGGCCTCAAACGAGGAGGAGAAGCTATGAGGAAGAGTATTCTTTGGATAGGGGTATTAGAAGGCATGAAAAGCC GCCTTCTAGATATGGCGGCCGTGATCGGGAGGATTATGGCTATGATGATTATGACTACAGATCTCGTGCTTCCCATCAAAGCAAGGAGGACAGCCGTGACAGGGATTATGATCACGGAAGACACAGTTATGATTCTGATTATGAGAGGAGTGGTAGAAGAGATGGTAACTGGAGAAGACGTGAATCTCGGGATCGAGAATGGGACAAGAGAGGTGTGAGTCGTGAAAGGGATGAAAGCCCTTATAGAAGGCATGAGCATTCCCCTTCTCGTTCTCGATCTCGTTCTCGTGGTCGTGATGATCGGGCTAGGTCAAAGTCTCCTCGAGGCCGCAGTCATGGTCGAAGTTATAGGGAAGACAGCTATGAGGACAGTCGTTATGAAAGAGGTGACAGGAGAAGGGATCGTGAAGATAGGCGTCAGAATAATCATTCTGTT gcGCCTTCTGCCACTGTTGTGGTGAAGGGTCTTTCTCAAAAGACAACCGAAGAAGATTTGTATCAGATTCTT GCGGAGTGGGGACCCCTTCGTCATGTTAGAGTTATTAAAGAGCGAAACTCTGGCGTCTCTCGTGGATTTGCTTTTATTGATTTCCCTTCTGTG GATTCAGCACAAGCAATGATGGATAAGCTTGGGCATGAAGGTCTTCTTGTTGATGGAAGGAAGCTCTTCTTTGAGTACAG TAGTAAGCCAACTGGTGCTAATGGATCTCTTGGGATGGACAGTGGATCAAGATCAGGCCATGGTAGCTATAGAAGTATGATGATGCCGTCTGATTGGATGTGCACAATATGTGGCTGTGTCAATTTTGCCCGGAGGACATCTTGTTTTCag TGTAATGAACCAAGAACAGAAGATGCTCCCCCTGCTGATATGGCATCATCAAATTTTAATCTGGCTGGCAAGAGAGGGGAATCAG GCCCAACACATGTTCTTGTTGTCCGTGGGTTGGATGAAAATGCTGACGAGGAAATGCTACGCTATGAATTTTCTAAACATGCCCCTATTAAG GATTTACGGTTAGTTAGAGACAAATTTACGCATGTTTCAAGAGGATTTGCATTTATCCATTTCTATTCC GTTGAGGATGCCACTAAAGCTCTTGAAGCAACAAACGGTACTACTTTGGAGAAGAACGGTCAGATTCTTAGAGTTGCCTATGCCAAAAGTATTGTTGGGCCTGGATCAGCTGTTTCAGGAGCTTCTCAGTCGAGCAGTCTTGCTGCAGCTGCTATTGAAGCAGCTACATTTGCTCAGCAG TATGATGCTGTTGGCTGGGCACCTAAAGAATACAATCCAGAGGACAACCAATCTGGTGGAGGTCATGGGCAGAGTGGACATGTTGCAGGAGAAACAGATTCTTCAGCTCCACAATCTGGTTTTGTGTGGGACGAAGCCTCTGGTTATTACTACGATGCTACTTCTGGGTTCTACTACGATGGAACTACAG GTCTATATTATGATGGGAATAATGGTCTCTGGTATTCTTATGATCAACAAACTCAGCAGTATATTCCTTGTAATGATCAGAATGGCAAGACATCTGAAAAACAAATTGATGCTTCTAAGACATCGGATGCTTCTAATAATCGAAAAGTCATCATTTCTGCACCAGCTGCTACCATAACATCAAATGAGAAAGCTGCTTCATTACCAGATGCTGTCCAGGCTGCAGCTGCTGCTGCGCTAGCAGCcgagaagaaagaaaaggagaaacttAAAGAGATCAGACTTGCTTCCAAAAGTAGCATAATGGCTAACAAAAAGAAGATGAATAATGTCTTAACCATGTGGAAGCAAAGAAGTAATGAAGGACAAGCACCACGAGTGGCTCTCGAGGACAATCAGCCGTCCGCATCAGTTGAAGAGAGATCTAACCCAGCATCATCTATGAAGAGCAAATTAATAAATGAAGAACTGGTAGTAAAAGAGAATGTTATAGCTTCTGCAGGATTGATGAGTGCCTCAACTCAATCTGCTGACATGGAATCCCAGAACAGGACAAAGCCCATCAGCGCCAGTTCTAGTGGAACCTTAAAAGGAGTGATTAGGAGTTCTGGGATGGGTTTGGTGAAATATGATTCTGTTTATATTGGACCAGAAGGTACACCGGCTCCGTCATTTGGTGCATCTTCTGCAGGATCTTCTTCATTGACACATACAGAACATTCCACACCAGTTACACCATTTAGAACAGGCGCATCTGCATTAGGCGGATATGCACCATCTTCTGCTACAGGAAGTGGTAAAAGAAGGTTTTCTGAGATGCCCATCACTACTTCTGTTACAAAAAAAGAACAGTCTCAATCAACTTATCGAGATCGTGCAGCTGAAAGGAGAAGCTTGTACGGTTCATCATCGGCTTTTGGGGACGATGACACAAATGCTGGAATCGTAGACTCAA ACCGAGATCCAGCATATGGACGAGGTGGTTTGGACTCTATGCCTTTCCCTCCTGGTGTTGGTGGTGGACGAAGTAGTGGAGATGTGAATATCCAGAGTTATGAGGTGATTACAGCAGACAAGGCCATTGATGAGAGCAATGTGGGAAACCGGATGCTCCGCAACATGGGCTGGCATGAAGGCTCG GGGCTGGGGAGAGATGGGAGTGGCATGGTAGAGCCCGTACAGGCTCAGGCCACAGAAACGAGAGCGGGACTAGGGATCCATCAACCGAAGAAAGTGGATCCGAGCCTGGAGGTTCAGGCAGGAGATAGTTACAAAGCTGTTATTCAGAAGAAGGCGATTGCTCGTTTTCGAGAAATGTCATGA